One Sodalinema gerasimenkoae IPPAS B-353 DNA segment encodes these proteins:
- a CDS encoding DUF3368 domain-containing protein — protein MSGATEVQTFDWLQTRPVSDRTLVEVLSNELDVGEAEAIALAVEVQAEQVLINERRGRLVASRFNLRYTGILGVLVEAKSQGLITEVKPLLKALINEAGFWVGEPLCKSVLQLVGEIDTP, from the coding sequence GTGTCTGGTGCGACCGAGGTACAAACCTTTGACTGGCTTCAAACTCGTCCCGTTAGCGATCGCACCCTTGTCGAAGTCCTGAGTAACGAACTCGATGTTGGAGAAGCAGAAGCGATCGCGTTAGCCGTCGAGGTTCAAGCTGAGCAAGTTTTAATTAATGAACGGCGCGGCCGGCTAGTCGCAAGTCGGTTTAATCTCCGTTATACGGGTATTTTAGGAGTTTTGGTCGAAGCGAAAAGTCAAGGCTTGATTACTGAAGTAAAGCCCTTACTGAAGGCATTGATAAATGAGGCAGGATTTTGGGTAGGAGAACCTCTATGCAAAAGTGTTTTACAGCTTGTTGGTGAAATCGATACACCTTGA
- a CDS encoding DUF2442 domain-containing protein produces MSWWQFCRRSENLVVEVRFLNGRTISVPLAWYPRLLHGSIEERNDCFSEVVP; encoded by the coding sequence GTGTCTTGGTGGCAATTTTGCAGGCGATCGGAGAATCTAGTTGTAGAGGTCAGATTTCTCAATGGACGGACTATATCGGTTCCATTAGCATGGTATCCTCGCCTCTTGCATGGCTCAATCGAGGAACGTAACGACTGTTTTTCAGAAGTCGTGCCATAG
- the xseA gene encoding exodeoxyribonuclease VII large subunit gives MQATDLPVPEGSLTVAGVTDYIQSLLEDNPQLRPVWVVGEVSSCKTHPSGLFFTLRDRQDDSILNGVIWKSQVAKLSTPPKLGELVVVGGNIRLFRGRGQYQLYGFQVLALGAGMQALQYQQLRSRLMTEGLFDPGRKRSLPEHPQTIAVVTSPQAAAWGDIQSTLRQRYPGIQVLLSPTGVQGDRAAASIERAIARVVADGRAELVIVARGGGSAEDLAVFDDERVVRAIALCPCPVITGIGHQRDESLADLAADFAAETPTAAAKRAVPELESLIEAHRDRQQRLEEVMITYLGGVRSHLHQLRQRLDITPIQRQLNQEQQQLQQLKQRLINASQQRLQQAQQRHQFLQERLTTINPQIVLDRGYAVVRNAQGEIVRSAKELRSGRVLSVKLAQGWVKVKITSTGTEGPAPFSQS, from the coding sequence ATGCAAGCGACCGATCTGCCTGTTCCTGAGGGAAGTTTGACTGTGGCCGGGGTCACAGATTATATCCAATCCCTCCTCGAAGACAATCCCCAATTACGCCCAGTTTGGGTGGTGGGGGAAGTTTCGAGTTGTAAAACCCATCCCTCGGGGTTGTTTTTTACTCTGCGCGATCGCCAGGATGATTCTATTCTCAATGGGGTGATCTGGAAAAGCCAGGTGGCGAAGCTGTCCACACCGCCCAAGTTGGGGGAGTTGGTGGTGGTTGGGGGCAACATTCGTCTGTTTCGGGGCCGGGGTCAGTATCAGTTGTACGGATTTCAGGTGTTGGCCTTGGGGGCAGGGATGCAGGCGTTACAGTATCAACAACTGCGTAGTCGCTTGATGACTGAGGGGTTGTTTGACCCCGGACGCAAGCGATCGCTCCCCGAACATCCCCAAACCATCGCCGTGGTGACCTCTCCCCAAGCGGCGGCCTGGGGAGATATCCAAAGTACCCTACGCCAGCGTTATCCGGGAATTCAGGTATTACTGTCTCCGACGGGGGTTCAGGGCGATCGCGCGGCGGCCAGTATTGAACGGGCGATCGCGCGGGTGGTGGCTGATGGACGCGCTGAACTGGTGATTGTGGCTCGTGGCGGCGGTTCGGCGGAAGATTTAGCCGTCTTTGATGATGAGCGGGTGGTGCGGGCGATCGCCCTCTGTCCCTGTCCCGTCATCACGGGAATTGGTCATCAGCGGGATGAATCCCTGGCGGACTTAGCCGCTGATTTTGCTGCTGAAACCCCTACAGCTGCAGCGAAACGGGCGGTTCCTGAACTTGAGAGTCTGATTGAGGCCCACCGCGATCGCCAGCAACGTCTAGAAGAGGTGATGATCACGTATCTCGGGGGGGTGCGATCGCATCTCCATCAGCTACGTCAGCGCCTCGATATTACCCCAATTCAGCGTCAACTCAACCAAGAACAGCAACAGCTTCAGCAGCTCAAACAGCGCCTGATTAACGCCAGCCAGCAACGCTTACAGCAGGCCCAACAACGACATCAGTTTCTGCAAGAACGTCTCACCACCATCAACCCGCAAATCGTCTTAGATCGCGGGTACGCCGTTGTCCGGAATGCTCAGGGAGAGATTGTCCGCTCCGCCAAGGAACTGCGATCTGGACGGGTTTTGTCCGTGAAACTGGCCCAAGGATGGGTTAAGGTAAAAATCACCTCCACTGGCACTGAAGGACCCGCACCCTTCAGCCAATCCTAA
- the recA gene encoding recombinase RecA — protein MATPITQNSEKQKALDMVLNQIERSFGKGAILRLGDSARMRVETIPSGALTLDLALGGGLPKGRVIEIYGPESSGKTTVALHAIAETQKAGGIAAFVDAEHALDPTYAAALGVDIENLLVSQPDTGEMGLEIVDQLVRSVAVDLVVIDSVAALVPRAEIEGDMGDIHVGLQARLMSQALRKITGNIGKSGCTVIFLNQLRQKIGISYGSPETTTGGNALKFYCSVRLDIRRIQTLKKGSDEYGIRAKVKVAKNKIAPPFRIAEFDILFGQGISQVGCLLDLAEETGVIKRRGAWYSYDGDNIGQGRDNSVQYLKENPEFAATIEEKVRQELAMGAMVSSNSVGKNGTPQDKGDTQTPAESSAGSNGKGKKEEE, from the coding sequence ATGGCGACTCCTATCACCCAGAACTCCGAAAAGCAGAAAGCGTTAGACATGGTGCTCAACCAAATTGAACGTTCCTTTGGTAAAGGGGCGATTCTACGGTTGGGGGATTCGGCGCGGATGCGCGTTGAGACGATTCCCAGTGGTGCCTTAACCCTTGACTTAGCCCTCGGCGGTGGACTCCCGAAAGGGCGGGTCATCGAAATCTACGGGCCCGAGAGTTCCGGTAAAACCACCGTCGCCCTCCATGCGATCGCCGAAACTCAAAAAGCAGGCGGAATCGCGGCCTTTGTCGATGCTGAACACGCCCTCGATCCCACCTATGCGGCGGCCTTAGGGGTTGATATTGAAAATCTCTTGGTCTCCCAACCGGACACCGGCGAGATGGGCCTAGAAATTGTTGACCAATTGGTGCGTTCTGTCGCCGTAGACTTAGTGGTCATCGACTCTGTGGCGGCCCTGGTTCCCCGCGCCGAGATTGAAGGGGATATGGGGGATATCCATGTGGGCCTACAGGCGCGACTGATGAGCCAGGCCCTACGAAAAATTACTGGTAATATCGGCAAATCTGGCTGTACCGTCATTTTCCTCAACCAGTTACGGCAAAAAATCGGCATTAGCTACGGTAGCCCTGAAACCACAACTGGGGGGAATGCGCTTAAGTTCTACTGTTCCGTGCGCCTCGATATCCGTCGCATCCAAACCCTGAAAAAAGGCTCCGATGAATATGGGATTCGCGCCAAAGTTAAGGTGGCTAAAAACAAAATTGCGCCGCCGTTCCGGATTGCTGAGTTTGATATTCTCTTTGGCCAGGGGATTTCCCAAGTGGGCTGTTTACTGGACTTAGCCGAGGAAACGGGGGTCATTAAGCGGCGTGGTGCTTGGTATAGCTATGACGGGGATAATATCGGCCAGGGCCGAGATAACTCGGTGCAATATCTTAAGGAGAACCCGGAGTTCGCTGCCACCATTGAGGAAAAAGTCCGTCAAGAACTGGCGATGGGGGCGATGGTCTCTTCTAATAGTGTGGGTAAAAATGGGACTCCCCAAGATAAGGGCGATACTCAGACTCCAGCCGAATCCTCGGCGGGGAGTAACGGTAAGGGCAAAAAAGAAGAGGAATAG
- the iscB gene encoding RNA-guided endonuclease IscB — protein sequence MSNYVFVIDTDKNPCDPVHPAKARLLLNQNKAAVLRRYPFTIILKEAQNAKPTPLTVKIDPGSKTTGLAILRGEDVIWGAELSHRGQQIKASLDSRRAIRRGRRYRKTRYRPARFLNRKKPKGWLVPSLQHRVDTTLTWVNKLIRYSPIVGITQELVRFDLQKMKTPEISGVEYQQGELQGYEVREYLLEKWNRQCAYCGGRDIPLQVEHIQPKAKGGTNRISNLCLACEPCNIRKGTHDIRDFLSGQPDLLSRILKQAKSPLRDATAVNSTRWVLFNTLKGTGLPVVTGSGGQTKFNRTRLGLPKTHWLDAASVGKVDSLKLLTSKPLLISAKGHGTRQMCRTDKYGFPSRYVPRYKFVKGFQTGDIVKAIVTRGKKVGEYLGRVAVRSQGSFNITTNQGLIQGISHKYCKHIHKKDGYSYVA from the coding sequence ATGTCTAATTACGTTTTCGTTATAGACACAGACAAAAACCCTTGTGATCCAGTCCATCCCGCCAAGGCGAGATTATTACTGAATCAGAACAAGGCAGCAGTCTTGCGTCGATATCCCTTTACTATCATCCTCAAGGAGGCACAAAATGCAAAACCCACACCTCTAACTGTCAAAATTGACCCCGGCTCTAAAACGACTGGACTTGCTATCCTAAGAGGGGAGGATGTTATTTGGGGAGCAGAACTGTCCCACCGGGGGCAGCAAATTAAAGCGAGTTTAGATTCTCGCCGGGCTATTCGCCGGGGTCGTCGCTACCGTAAAACCCGCTATCGACCCGCTCGTTTCCTGAATCGCAAGAAACCAAAAGGATGGCTGGTTCCGAGCTTGCAACATCGGGTAGATACAACCCTAACCTGGGTTAACAAGTTAATCCGCTATAGCCCTATTGTCGGTATCACTCAAGAGTTGGTGCGGTTTGACTTGCAGAAAATGAAGACCCCCGAAATCTCTGGAGTTGAGTATCAGCAAGGGGAATTACAGGGCTACGAAGTGCGGGAGTACCTACTGGAGAAGTGGAACCGCCAATGTGCTTATTGTGGAGGAAGAGACATTCCTCTTCAGGTGGAACATATTCAGCCAAAGGCAAAGGGAGGAACCAATCGTATTTCTAACCTCTGCCTAGCCTGTGAACCCTGCAATATCCGCAAAGGAACCCACGATATCAGGGATTTCCTTTCTGGTCAGCCAGATTTGCTAAGTCGTATCCTCAAGCAAGCCAAATCACCACTTAGGGATGCGACAGCGGTCAATTCCACCCGATGGGTATTGTTTAATACACTGAAGGGAACAGGTTTACCTGTTGTTACAGGAAGTGGGGGTCAAACCAAATTCAATCGGACTCGACTTGGTTTACCTAAGACACACTGGCTTGATGCCGCTTCTGTGGGGAAGGTTGACTCACTCAAGCTCCTTACATCAAAACCTTTGTTAATTTCTGCGAAGGGACATGGAACCCGCCAGATGTGTCGGACTGATAAATACGGTTTTCCGTCTCGTTATGTTCCTAGGTATAAATTTGTCAAAGGCTTTCAAACTGGTGACATCGTAAAAGCGATTGTCACTCGTGGCAAGAAAGTAGGAGAGTATCTGGGACGAGTTGCAGTCCGCTCTCAAGGTTCCTTCAATATCACCACTAATCAAGGGTTGATCCAAGGTATCAGCCACAAATACTGTAAACACATTCACAAAAAGGATGGTTATTCTTATGTCGCATAA
- a CDS encoding ferredoxin:protochlorophyllide reductase (ATP-dependent) subunit N, with translation MTVAAQPNAQPNALNFECETGNYHTFCPISCVAWLYQKIEDSFFLVIGTKTCGYFLQNAMGVMIFAEPRYAMAELEEGDVSAQLNDYEELKRLCQQIKRDRNPSVIVWIGTCTTEIIKMDLEGLAPKLESEIGIPIVTARANGLDYAFTQGEDTVLAAMAQRCPSQRVESEKTERNAIKRLLDFGRKAEEEESSTPEYVDHPPLTLFGSLPDPVVTQLSLELKKQGIQVSGMLPAKRYTELPALVEGDYVCGVNPFLSRTATTLMRRRKCKLIGAPFPIGPDGTRAWVEKICSVFGIEPQGLEEREQKIWESVEEYVALLRGKSVFFMGDNLLEISLARFLTRCGMTVQEIGIPYMDKRYQKAELDFLAKTCDEMGVPYPTIVEKPDNYNQLQRIKDSNPDLVITGMAHANPLEARGISTKWSVEFTFAQIHGFANTRDLLELATRPLRRNNNLKHLGWDKLVQEEAQV, from the coding sequence ATGACTGTTGCTGCACAACCCAATGCACAACCCAATGCACTCAACTTTGAGTGTGAAACGGGGAACTATCACACCTTTTGCCCAATTAGCTGTGTGGCATGGCTATATCAGAAAATTGAAGATAGCTTCTTTCTGGTGATTGGCACAAAAACCTGTGGCTATTTCCTGCAAAATGCCATGGGGGTGATGATTTTCGCAGAACCCCGGTATGCCATGGCGGAACTCGAAGAAGGGGATGTATCGGCTCAGCTTAATGATTACGAAGAGTTGAAACGGTTGTGCCAACAAATCAAGCGCGATCGCAACCCTAGTGTCATTGTTTGGATTGGCACCTGCACCACGGAAATCATCAAGATGGACTTGGAAGGATTAGCCCCCAAACTCGAATCTGAAATCGGCATTCCCATCGTGACTGCCCGGGCCAATGGGTTGGACTATGCTTTCACACAAGGGGAAGACACGGTCTTAGCAGCGATGGCACAACGGTGTCCGAGTCAGCGGGTGGAGTCAGAAAAAACCGAACGCAATGCCATCAAGCGTCTACTCGATTTCGGCCGTAAGGCAGAGGAGGAGGAGTCCAGCACTCCTGAGTATGTTGACCATCCTCCTCTGACCTTATTTGGATCTCTCCCGGACCCTGTGGTGACTCAACTGAGTCTGGAACTGAAAAAACAGGGGATTCAGGTCTCGGGAATGCTGCCGGCCAAACGGTATACTGAATTGCCGGCGTTAGTGGAGGGGGATTATGTCTGCGGTGTTAATCCCTTTCTCAGTCGTACGGCCACGACGTTGATGCGTCGTCGTAAGTGTAAACTCATCGGCGCACCGTTCCCGATTGGGCCAGATGGAACTCGGGCCTGGGTTGAGAAGATTTGCTCTGTGTTTGGCATTGAACCCCAGGGACTAGAAGAACGGGAGCAAAAGATTTGGGAGAGTGTCGAGGAGTATGTGGCCCTATTGCGGGGTAAATCGGTCTTCTTTATGGGCGATAACTTATTAGAAATCTCCTTGGCTCGCTTTTTAACCCGTTGCGGCATGACGGTTCAAGAAATCGGCATTCCCTACATGGACAAACGCTATCAGAAGGCAGAACTGGATTTCTTGGCCAAAACCTGTGATGAGATGGGGGTTCCCTATCCGACGATTGTTGAGAAGCCGGATAACTACAATCAACTGCAACGGATTAAGGATTCGAATCCTGATTTAGTTATCACGGGGATGGCTCATGCGAATCCCCTAGAAGCTCGCGGCATTAGTACGAAATGGTCGGTTGAGTTTACCTTTGCTCAGATTCACGGATTTGCGAACACCCGCGATTTACTAGAGTTAGCGACTCGTCCCCTACGCCGTAATAATAATCTCAAGCATTTAGGCTGGGACAAGTTAGTCCAGGAAGAAGCTCAGGTTTAA
- a CDS encoding protochlorophyllide reductase produces MAQDRNRTAVITGASSGVGLYTAKALASRDDWHVVMACRNLEKAEAAAKEVGLPEGSYTIMHIDLGSLASTRQFVTNFRSLNRPLDALVCNAAIYMPLIKEPLRSPEGYELTMTTNHLGHFLLCNVMIEDMKRSTYEDRRMVILGTVTHNPDELGGKIPPRPDLGNFEGFEKGFKDPVTMADGKAFEPVKAYKDSKVCNVLTMRELHRRYHEETGITFTSLYPGCVADTPLFRNHYPLFQKIFPIFQKYITKGYVSQELSGERVAAVVADPEYRQSGAYWSWGNRQKKDRKSFVQKVSPQARDDERGERMWDLSMKLVGLA; encoded by the coding sequence ATGGCACAAGATCGCAACCGAACGGCTGTAATCACGGGCGCGTCTTCCGGCGTCGGACTCTACACCGCAAAAGCTTTGGCTTCTCGGGATGATTGGCATGTCGTCATGGCCTGTCGCAATCTCGAAAAAGCTGAAGCTGCCGCCAAAGAGGTCGGACTTCCTGAAGGAAGCTATACCATCATGCACATTGACCTCGGCTCCCTCGCCAGTACGCGTCAATTTGTCACCAATTTCCGCAGCCTGAACCGTCCTCTAGATGCCCTAGTGTGCAACGCGGCAATTTATATGCCCTTGATCAAAGAACCCCTGCGATCGCCTGAAGGGTACGAACTGACCATGACCACCAACCACCTCGGTCATTTCCTCCTCTGTAACGTCATGATCGAGGACATGAAGCGATCGACCTACGAGGATCGGCGTATGGTCATCCTGGGAACCGTCACCCATAACCCCGACGAACTCGGCGGTAAGATTCCCCCACGTCCCGACTTGGGCAACTTTGAAGGCTTTGAAAAAGGGTTCAAAGATCCGGTCACCATGGCCGACGGGAAAGCCTTTGAACCGGTGAAAGCCTATAAAGACAGCAAAGTTTGTAACGTGCTGACGATGCGGGAATTGCATCGGCGCTACCACGAGGAAACCGGGATTACCTTTACCTCCCTGTATCCCGGTTGTGTCGCCGACACTCCCCTATTCCGCAATCACTATCCTCTCTTTCAAAAAATCTTCCCCATCTTCCAAAAATACATCACCAAAGGCTATGTTTCTCAGGAACTCTCCGGGGAACGGGTGGCCGCTGTGGTGGCTGACCCCGAATATCGCCAGTCGGGTGCGTATTGGAGTTGGGGGAACCGCCAGAAAAAAGACCGCAAATCCTTTGTTCAGAAAGTCTCCCCTCAAGCCCGAGACGATGAACGAGGTGAGCGGATGTGGGATTTGAGCATGAAATTGGTGGGACTCGCCTAG
- a CDS encoding CHAT domain-containing protein, whose amino-acid sequence MWRRLWRWLKQLWAKWRGTSPPVGESPQTIPDFVSLSDSRYETLFFGLLDGVEAGWTAQQVAEHLKGRSQDPWFLNWLQRFRHTLMSSRVPNHELARRMVRLRGQGCDPVGETAAEIGEALLAREIPEEVEGESEEEVSETGGERLPVSSESEEEAEVWVERGVSFWSAGVFEEALESFDRALALNPNLYQAWGNRGNALSKLGRYEEALESCDRALALNPKDDVAWLNRGAALGHLGRYEEALESYDRALALNSKFDWAWHNRGIALGHLGRYEEALESCDRALALNPNDDKAWHNRGNTLNNLGRYEKALESCDRALSLNPNDDLAWFNRGNVLNNLERYEEALEGYDRALALNLKLYLAWNNRAIAISNLRHSVMTPLAIQYPQLAQPGYPGQLATYDQGLQHCTRDTNPKGWGLLHYGKGRSHYDYAHPNLYLQNRRSYFSKARSEYLTALETLTAQDVPESHLNVLRDLARVYSSLDEPDSAAEVMRQGTDVLHQYLDSVTSPGRKRQLQFEFADFQQATVDRLAQEGNDIAAWELAERGKNTCLSWWLRGWTDEFVSATAEAATAFANHDHAALIDWHCSPTALNIFLIQPGQPPHLLDAATSARERYRVFQDWWQAWNRDYLDYRDTKDKSHGNPDHPWRQQLPQRLDELKQLLDIDRIVAQLAPPDTAAPHSIPLILLPHKELHLLPLEALFPDCFAISRLPSVQTGLTLQQNRQRATASFLSIDPQAEDLLMADFESAAISHLYATTRLESNAVTPEAVLNHLQTPHRLAHFTGHSWHEFPNPAQSRLSLAQNSALTLGQMLQKLENLSSYDLVSLGACETGIGRDYDLVTEYVGWASGLLALGAKSALTSLWLVQSDASALLMVRFYELLNQGQSAAVARSGAVAWLRQLTQAELQDWYEDWLARLQDSTAKTCLRRAVRRLAKMEERYPYDDPYFWAAFVVSGLDEPHTPST is encoded by the coding sequence ATGTGGCGGCGACTGTGGCGTTGGCTGAAGCAACTGTGGGCGAAATGGCGCGGGACTTCCCCGCCAGTTGGTGAGTCTCCTCAGACGATCCCAGACTTTGTCTCCCTCAGCGATTCCCGGTACGAGACCCTGTTTTTTGGACTGCTGGACGGTGTAGAGGCGGGATGGACCGCGCAACAGGTGGCAGAACACCTCAAAGGACGATCGCAAGACCCCTGGTTTCTCAATTGGTTACAGCGGTTCAGACATACGCTGATGTCGTCTCGGGTTCCGAATCACGAACTGGCGCGGCGCATGGTGCGGTTGCGAGGGCAAGGCTGTGATCCGGTGGGGGAAACGGCGGCGGAGATTGGCGAGGCGTTGCTGGCGCGGGAGATACCGGAGGAGGTTGAGGGGGAGAGTGAGGAGGAGGTGTCAGAGACGGGAGGGGAGAGGTTGCCGGTTTCGAGTGAGAGTGAGGAGGAGGCGGAGGTTTGGGTCGAGCGTGGAGTGAGTTTTTGGAGTGCTGGAGTGTTTGAAGAGGCGCTGGAGAGCTTTGATCGCGCCCTAGCTCTCAATCCCAATCTTTACCAGGCTTGGGGCAACCGAGGGAATGCGCTCAGTAAATTAGGGCGATATGAGGAGGCGCTGGAGAGTTGCGATCGCGCCCTAGCTCTCAATCCCAAGGACGATGTGGCTTGGCTCAACCGAGGGGCTGCGCTCGGTCACTTAGGGCGATACGAGGAGGCGCTGGAGAGCTATGATCGCGCCCTAGCTCTCAATTCCAAGTTTGACTGGGCTTGGCACAACCGAGGAATTGCGCTCGGTCACTTAGGGCGATACGAGGAAGCGCTGGAGAGTTGCGATCGCGCCCTAGCTCTCAATCCCAATGACGACAAGGCTTGGCACAACCGAGGAAATACGCTCAATAACTTAGGGCGATACGAGAAGGCACTGGAGAGTTGCGATCGCGCTCTATCTCTCAATCCCAATGACGACCTGGCTTGGTTCAACCGAGGAAATGTGCTCAATAACTTAGAGCGATATGAGGAGGCCCTGGAGGGTTATGATCGCGCCCTAGCTCTCAATCTAAAGCTCTACTTGGCTTGGAACAACCGAGCAATTGCCATCAGTAACCTCAGACATTCTGTGATGACTCCCCTCGCCATTCAATATCCCCAACTCGCCCAACCCGGCTATCCCGGACAACTCGCCACCTACGACCAAGGACTGCAACACTGCACACGAGACACTAATCCAAAAGGTTGGGGGTTATTGCATTATGGCAAAGGACGATCGCACTACGACTACGCTCATCCCAACCTGTATCTCCAAAATCGCCGCAGTTACTTCAGCAAAGCCCGAAGCGAATACCTCACCGCCCTAGAAACCCTCACCGCCCAAGACGTTCCCGAATCGCATCTCAACGTATTACGGGATCTCGCCCGCGTCTACTCCAGCCTCGACGAGCCAGACTCCGCAGCAGAAGTCATGCGACAGGGGACAGACGTACTGCACCAATACCTCGACAGCGTAACCAGTCCTGGCAGGAAACGCCAGCTACAATTCGAGTTTGCCGACTTCCAACAAGCCACCGTAGACCGTCTAGCACAGGAGGGCAACGACATCGCCGCCTGGGAACTGGCAGAACGGGGAAAAAACACCTGCTTAAGCTGGTGGTTGCGCGGTTGGACCGATGAATTTGTCTCCGCCACCGCAGAAGCCGCGACGGCCTTCGCCAACCATGACCATGCCGCCCTCATAGACTGGCATTGTAGCCCCACCGCCCTCAACATTTTCCTCATTCAACCGGGACAACCGCCGCACCTGCTCGATGCTGCCACCTCCGCCAGAGAGCGTTACCGCGTCTTTCAGGACTGGTGGCAGGCTTGGAACCGGGACTATCTCGACTATCGAGACACCAAGGACAAATCCCACGGCAACCCCGACCATCCCTGGCGACAACAACTCCCGCAACGCCTCGATGAATTAAAGCAACTGCTCGACATCGATCGCATCGTCGCCCAACTCGCGCCCCCCGACACCGCCGCACCCCATAGCATCCCCCTAATTCTGCTCCCCCACAAAGAACTGCACCTGCTGCCCCTAGAAGCCCTATTTCCCGACTGTTTCGCCATCTCGCGCCTTCCCTCGGTGCAGACAGGACTTACCCTACAACAGAACCGCCAACGGGCCACCGCCTCCTTCCTCAGCATTGACCCCCAGGCGGAAGATTTGCTCATGGCAGATTTCGAGTCAGCGGCCATCAGCCATCTCTACGCCACCACTCGCCTGGAAAGCAACGCCGTCACCCCGGAGGCGGTTCTCAACCACCTGCAAACTCCCCATCGCCTGGCTCACTTCACCGGCCACAGTTGGCACGAGTTCCCCAATCCCGCCCAGTCACGGCTCAGTCTGGCTCAAAACAGCGCCCTCACCCTCGGGCAGATGTTGCAGAAGCTGGAGAACCTCAGCAGTTATGATCTGGTGAGTTTGGGGGCCTGCGAAACGGGCATCGGGCGGGATTATGACTTAGTGACGGAATATGTGGGTTGGGCCAGTGGCTTGCTGGCGCTGGGGGCCAAGTCGGCCCTAACCTCTCTGTGGTTGGTCCAGTCTGACGCGAGTGCGCTGCTGATGGTGCGCTTTTACGAGTTGCTCAATCAGGGACAGTCTGCCGCTGTTGCCCGAAGTGGTGCCGTGGCCTGGTTGCGCCAACTGACTCAGGCTGAGTTGCAAGACTGGTATGAAGACTGGCTCGCACGTTTGCAAGACTCCACGGCAAAAACCTGCCTCCGCCGAGCGGTAAGGCGACTAGCTAAGATGGAGGAGAGATACCCCTACGACGATCCCTATTTCTGGGCGGCGTTTGTGGTGTCTGGCCTCGATGAACCTCACACCCCTTCAACCTGA
- a CDS encoding UPF0175 family protein: MSVIVSDEILTATHMTEAEMCQEIAVMLFQQEKLTLAQASRFAQMHRVAFQHLLASRHIPVHYGVEDFEQDIQNLREMGRL; the protein is encoded by the coding sequence ATGAGTGTTATTGTCTCCGACGAAATTTTAACCGCCACTCACATGACTGAGGCTGAAATGTGTCAGGAAATTGCTGTGATGCTCTTTCAACAAGAAAAGCTGACCCTTGCTCAAGCCAGTCGCTTTGCCCAAATGCACCGTGTCGCCTTTCAACACCTCCTCGCTAGTCGCCACATTCCCGTACATTATGGAGTAGAGGATTTTGAGCAAGATATTCAAAACTTGCGGGAGATGGGTCGATTGTGA
- the xseB gene encoding exodeoxyribonuclease VII small subunit: MTHPWNYEATVEEIESIIQKIESGQLDLEDVFEKFAVAAEHLQDCEQFLGKKQQQLDLLIETLSDQ; the protein is encoded by the coding sequence ATGACTCATCCTTGGAACTACGAAGCCACCGTCGAAGAAATCGAGAGCATCATTCAAAAAATCGAATCGGGACAACTTGATTTAGAAGACGTCTTCGAGAAATTTGCCGTCGCTGCCGAACATCTCCAAGACTGTGAGCAATTTCTCGGAAAAAAGCAGCAGCAGCTTGACCTATTAATTGAAACCCTGAGCGACCAGTAA
- a CDS encoding GNAT family N-acetyltransferase — MGLSIWEENLESEIHQGHFGILQSSEKLGPLLACVVIVPKTQEQVKLRQMAVLPEVQYQGLGTFLIREVEDYLRQHHIKIINLAARVSALRFYQKLGYQPISSEFIEVGIPHQTLEKRLN; from the coding sequence TTGGGTTTATCAATTTGGGAAGAAAACCTAGAATCTGAAATCCACCAAGGTCATTTTGGCATCCTTCAATCTTCAGAGAAACTTGGCCCATTACTAGCTTGCGTGGTGATTGTCCCCAAAACTCAAGAACAGGTCAAACTGCGACAAATGGCGGTTCTTCCTGAAGTACAATATCAAGGATTAGGAACCTTTTTAATCAGAGAAGTTGAAGACTATTTAAGGCAACATCATATAAAAATCATCAATTTAGCGGCGAGAGTTTCAGCCCTTAGATTCTACCAAAAACTGGGGTATCAGCCCATCAGTTCTGAGTTTATCGAAGTCGGCATCCCTCATCAAACCTTAGAAAAAAGACTCAACTAA